The Candidatus Omnitrophota bacterium genomic interval GCATATACCGCAACCGATACAAAGGTCTTCATCCACTACCGGTCTGCCAAGAACAACACCGTTCACTATCACATTGTCGATCTTTATGGCCTTATGCGATACGGGGCAATGTTCTTCGCATACAAGACACTCCATACCGGCGGACCAGGCGATACATTTTGCCCTGTCCACACGGGCAAGCCCCAGTTTAGCGCGCTTCTTCTCTTCCAACCCCAGGCGCGGGATAGCCCCGGTTGGACATACCCTGCCGCACAGATCACAATTATACTCGCAATACCCTATCTCGTTTACAAGATGAGGCGTCCATAGCCCTCCGGGCCCCGATTCCAGGAATGCCGGTTGGAGAACTTTTGTCGGACATATTTTCATACAATTCGCGCACCTCACGCATTTATCCACAAAAGCCTTTTCATCCTGTGAACCCGGCGGACGTATGAGTTTCCGGGGGACTTTGAACGCCCATTTGAGCCCGGAGGCCAATATGGAGCCTATCATCAAAAGAATGAAGTCCGCCCGGGAAATAGCTCCTTTACCCCCCTGCCGTACTAAGGTTTTATGTCCGCCTTGCCCGCGTGCCGGCAGAAACCTGAAACGGATCCGTCCGGGAGCGCAGGTATACACACAATCCATGCAAAGTATACATTCCCCCTTAACATAGTCGAGGTCATCTTTTATCGCGCCCATACGGCAGTCCCGGGAACACATACCGCATTGGGTACATCTCTCGACCGTCCTGGCCAGCAACGCGTATCTGGCCAAAAGGGCATAGATAGCGCCAAGGGGGCATATGGCCCTGCACCATGAACGCGGCACCCAGGCCGCGAATGCCATAATAAGCGCGAACATGGCCAGTATGGGCGCGGAATTCGCGAAAACATACGTCTCTACCCCGAGGAAAGACCCCTTGAGGGCCCGGTAGAAAGAATACAGCCACTCCGGCCTGAACCCAAGGTCACGCATGGTGAAGATGAACGTCTTTTCCACAACGCCGGTAACAGCAGGGATAAGGTTGATCGATATGAACCTTCCCATCATGGCTATGGGATCGAGCACCCACGCGTACTGGTGTCCCAACACCGCCGCGGCTATGCTCACCGCGAGGAGCACGTACTTTATGTTCCTTATACGGGCGTTCACCCCGTCCGAAAGCGCTTTCTTTTTCCGCCTTAAGCTACCGGCCGCGTCTATTACGGTACCGAACGGACATACCCAGCCGCAGAAAAAACGTCCGAATATCAAGGTCAGTACAGGTATTATAAAAGCCAGCACCAGTCCCGCCACGATGGTCCTTTCGCTCAAAGCCACCGCCAGCATGATATTCGGATCGGTCTTGAAGAACATATCCGCGTTAAAGGCGCCTTTTAGAG includes:
- a CDS encoding 4Fe-4S binding protein; the encoded protein is MKVKKSVIFRRSSQVFFLLLFLYILWTTTYPLKGAFNADMFFKTDPNIMLAVALSERTIVAGLVLAFIIPVLTLIFGRFFCGWVCPFGTVIDAAGSLRRKKKALSDGVNARIRNIKYVLLAVSIAAAVLGHQYAWVLDPIAMMGRFISINLIPAVTGVVEKTFIFTMRDLGFRPEWLYSFYRALKGSFLGVETYVFANSAPILAMFALIMAFAAWVPRSWCRAICPLGAIYALLARYALLARTVERCTQCGMCSRDCRMGAIKDDLDYVKGECILCMDCVYTCAPGRIRFRFLPARGQGGHKTLVRQGGKGAISRADFILLMIGSILASGLKWAFKVPRKLIRPPGSQDEKAFVDKCVRCANCMKICPTKVLQPAFLESGPGGLWTPHLVNEIGYCEYNCDLCGRVCPTGAIPRLGLEEKKRAKLGLARVDRAKCIAWSAGMECLVCEEHCPVSHKAIKIDNVIVNGVVLGRPVVDEDLCIGCGICQNKCPVRPQRAIVVDPQK